In one Heteronotia binoei isolate CCM8104 ecotype False Entrance Well chromosome 1, APGP_CSIRO_Hbin_v1, whole genome shotgun sequence genomic region, the following are encoded:
- the LOC132583232 gene encoding serum amyloid P-component-like, translated as MWVPFLLFLAFLSAISAQEDLSRKVFFFRNEPSEDYVILKPQPEEPLQNFTICLRSYTDLTRPYGLFSYATPSEDNEILIFKSKPGEYRVFVGGEYVSFKVSEDPINWEHICFGWESATGTVEFWMNGKPWPRKGLKKGYTVSADAFILLGQEQDHYGGLADSYNSFSGELTDVYMWDFLLSPHKMRSAYQDLQLPRCTLGWKNLQYEIKGDVTVKTRLR; from the exons ATGTGGgttcccttccttctcttcttggCCTTTCTCTCAGCCATCTCTGCCCAAGAAG ACTTGTCTAGAAAGGTATTTTTTTTCCGCAATGAACCCAGCGAAGACTACGTCATCCTTAAACCCCAGCCGGAAGAACCCTTGCAGAATTTCACCATTTGCCTGAGATCCTACACAGACCTGACTCGGCCCTATGGCCTCTTCTCCTATGCCACACCTTCCGAGGACAACGAGATCCTCATTTTCAAGTCCAAGCCAGGAGAATACCGAGTTTTTGTGGGAGGAGAATATGTATCCTTCAAAGTCTCCGAGGATCCCATAAACTGGGAACACATCTGCTTTGGCTGGGAATCAGCCACAGGGACTGTCGAATTTTGGATGAATGGGAAGCCCTGGCCGCGGAAAGGGTTGAAGAAAGGTTACACGGTTTCTGCAGATGCCTTTATCCTGCTAGGGCAAGAACAAGACCATTATGGAGGTTTGGCTGACTCTTACAACTCCTTCTCAGGAGAACTGACTGATGTCTATATGTGGGACTTCCTTCTTTCACCTCATAAGATGAGGTCGGCCTACCAGGATTTGCAGCTTCCCAGGTGCACCCTGGGATGGAAGAATCTGCAGTACGAAATCAAGGGTGACGTGACAGTGAAAACTAGGCTACGATAA